One window of Thermacetogenium phaeum DSM 12270 genomic DNA carries:
- a CDS encoding cyanophycinase, translating into MSGDVQGTLVVIGGAEDKEGDCLILRRFVELAGGDKARLVVVTAAAAEPQRTGEMYRSLFRSLGVAEVAVLDVGSRRDAGDPAVTGKIKQATGIFFTGGDQLRITSILGGTRMDEALRRAHRSGAVIAGTSAGASAMSETMIVEGEETEPPRKNSVQMAPGMGLLREVVVDQHFAQRGRLGRLLAAVAQHPYMLGVGIDEDTAIVVGPDSTFEVIGSHAVTVVDGRKIEESNVSETGSKEPLALTNVILHILPSGYRFETKKRVPLKAPVHNRDDH; encoded by the coding sequence GTGTCCGGTGATGTTCAGGGGACGCTCGTAGTCATCGGGGGTGCGGAGGACAAGGAGGGCGACTGCCTGATCCTGAGAAGGTTTGTAGAGCTGGCAGGGGGGGATAAGGCCCGGCTGGTCGTGGTGACGGCGGCTGCAGCCGAACCCCAAAGAACAGGGGAGATGTACCGGTCTCTCTTCCGGAGCCTGGGGGTTGCGGAGGTGGCCGTGCTCGATGTGGGCAGCCGCCGGGACGCAGGGGACCCCGCCGTGACCGGGAAGATTAAACAGGCCACCGGAATTTTTTTCACTGGGGGTGATCAGCTGCGCATCACTAGCATTCTCGGTGGGACGCGGATGGACGAAGCCCTGCGCCGGGCCCACCGCTCGGGTGCCGTGATCGCCGGGACGAGCGCCGGTGCCTCCGCCATGAGTGAAACGATGATCGTGGAAGGGGAAGAGACCGAGCCTCCCCGCAAGAACAGCGTTCAGATGGCACCCGGTATGGGGCTCCTAAGGGAGGTCGTCGTAGACCAGCACTTTGCCCAGCGGGGGAGGCTGGGCCGGCTGCTGGCCGCCGTCGCCCAGCACCCCTACATGCTGGGGGTGGGGATAGACGAGGATACCGCCATTGTGGTCGGCCCCGATAGCACCTTCGAGGTGATCGGGTCGCATGCGGTGACGGTTGTCGACGGGAGGAAGATCGAAGAGAGCAACGTATCCGAAACCGGCTCCAAAGAGCCGCTGGCCCTGACCAATGTAATCCTGCACATCCTGCCCTCCGGATACCGCTTTGAAACGAAGAAGAGGGTTCCGCTGAAAGCTCCGGTGCATAATCGGGATGACCATTAG
- a CDS encoding ZIP family metal transporter: MFTILPSLLAGMATAFGCLIALAAGTPGRRALAALLGGAAGVMLAVVLLDLLPAALRAGSPLEVGMGTLSGIGLLWLLDRALASRPLTAPLNRRTAYRRLGYLMAAGIALHDLPEGIAIAGAYAAGGALGPLLALSIALHNIPEGIATAAPLRMGGLKRRQILLINIIVSLFTPLGTLLGLFLIQLSPRHLSLILALAAGGMTYLIKDELLPAAQDQNPLFCWLGVLCGYALLWLAGFLK; the protein is encoded by the coding sequence ATGTTTACCATTCTCCCCAGCCTGCTGGCCGGAATGGCCACAGCCTTCGGTTGCCTCATCGCGTTAGCAGCGGGAACCCCCGGGCGCCGCGCCCTAGCGGCACTGCTGGGCGGCGCCGCCGGGGTAATGCTGGCGGTGGTGCTTCTGGATCTCCTCCCTGCCGCCCTCAGGGCTGGCTCCCCCCTGGAGGTGGGGATGGGGACCCTGAGCGGGATCGGGCTCCTCTGGCTGCTCGACCGCGCCCTCGCCTCCCGGCCGCTGACAGCCCCCTTAAACAGAAGAACCGCCTACCGGCGGCTCGGTTACCTGATGGCAGCAGGGATCGCCCTTCACGATCTCCCTGAAGGGATCGCCATTGCCGGGGCCTATGCGGCCGGGGGAGCGCTGGGCCCCCTGCTAGCGCTCTCCATCGCCCTGCACAACATTCCCGAAGGGATAGCCACCGCCGCTCCCTTGCGGATGGGCGGCCTGAAACGCCGCCAGATCCTCTTAATCAACATCATCGTCAGCCTTTTTACCCCTTTAGGGACCCTGCTCGGCCTCTTTTTGATTCAGCTTTCCCCGAGGCACCTCTCTCTGATCCTGGCCCTGGCCGCCGGGGGAATGACCTACCTGATCAAGGATGAGCTCCTCCCCGCCGCCCAGGATCAAAACCCCCTCTTCTGCTGGCTCGGGGTCCTCTGCGGCTATGCCCTCCTTTGGCTCGCCGGTTTTCTGAAATAG
- the spoIIR gene encoding stage II sporulation protein R translates to MKRFVIRWGMVLVLSTAFLLALASVPRAPEGESDRFPGGVIRFHVIAASDSPQDQELKLKVRDAVLNYLQPELERARDDSAALLAIQVRLPEIQKVAAETLRAEGCGDRVEVLFGVHDYPARSYGPLTFPAGSYRSLRIVLGDGEGRNWWCCLFPPLCYVDLTSSARSLAEERNWRDRREEMEVLKERAATSPRLATKIGEWLDDSRPPLLSWLWKRRT, encoded by the coding sequence GTGAAGAGGTTTGTTATCCGGTGGGGAATGGTTTTGGTGCTGAGCACAGCCTTCTTGCTGGCTCTGGCTTCGGTGCCGCGGGCGCCGGAAGGGGAAAGCGATCGCTTTCCAGGCGGCGTGATCCGGTTTCATGTCATCGCGGCCAGCGACAGTCCGCAGGACCAGGAATTAAAGCTTAAGGTGCGGGACGCCGTTTTAAACTATCTGCAGCCGGAGCTCGAAAGAGCGCGGGACGACTCTGCAGCTTTACTGGCAATTCAGGTGAGATTGCCTGAGATTCAGAAGGTGGCTGCGGAAACCCTGCGGGCGGAGGGGTGCGGCGACCGGGTCGAGGTCTTGTTCGGGGTTCACGATTATCCGGCACGTTCCTACGGGCCGCTGACCTTTCCGGCAGGCAGCTACCGTTCGCTGAGGATCGTGCTGGGGGATGGCGAGGGGAGGAACTGGTGGTGCTGTCTCTTTCCCCCTCTCTGCTACGTTGACCTGACGAGCTCGGCCAGGAGCCTGGCGGAGGAGAGGAACTGGCGCGACCGCCGGGAAGAGATGGAGGTGCTGAAGGAGAGGGCAGCCACCTCTCCCCGCTTAGCAACGAAGATCGGGGAATGGCTGGATGATTCCCGCCCGCCTCTTCTTTCCTGGCTCTGGAAGAGGCGCACCTGA
- a CDS encoding DUF3794 and LysM peptidoglycan-binding domain-containing protein yields MYGCETLKVERVVGEKTKQAVVQDVFRLPEPKPCIEKVISIDRTVKVTKIEVIEDKVIVEGHLNLQIVYVADLPGQPVHHTHARLEFTQFVEIPGAEPGMTARAKVTVEDVQGKVKADAPNRVEITAVLKVFVKVTETAEITVLVEPPPGVKADVERLRVEEVVAEGTAQAMVSGRFNVPPEKPPAQKVLDVDASVTITDKRVIQDKVIVEGDVALQIIYVADLATQPVHHMHQTLHFTQFIEVFGAEPGMNVTVDETITHVGFDVVDPNTVKVEVVMDKVAKVTVPRELDVVVDIVDRDVPREVLRVDHVVGEDHVQVAVKEDVDVPLEKPGCTKVLDVKIHKVEVLPEDIVIIKDKVIVSGRIEAQVLYVSDLPDQSVHHMEAVVKFRNFIPIPGAMPEMNVSVQSTVEHAAGRCADYGRRVALEIVLNLTARVVEPLQIYVVLCEEIPPCPSPGPPPCPFKHVVQPGDTIWKLSKRYHVSVDSILAANPGIDPYNLRIGSTLVIPCDP; encoded by the coding sequence ATGTACGGCTGCGAGACATTAAAGGTCGAACGCGTCGTGGGGGAGAAGACGAAGCAGGCTGTTGTGCAGGACGTTTTTCGCTTGCCGGAGCCGAAGCCGTGTATAGAGAAGGTCATCTCCATTGACAGGACGGTCAAGGTTACCAAAATAGAGGTCATCGAAGACAAGGTGATCGTCGAGGGCCACCTCAACCTCCAGATCGTTTATGTGGCCGACCTCCCCGGACAGCCGGTTCACCACACCCATGCCCGGTTGGAGTTCACGCAGTTCGTCGAAATACCCGGTGCCGAGCCGGGGATGACGGCGCGGGCAAAGGTGACGGTTGAGGATGTCCAGGGGAAGGTCAAGGCAGATGCTCCGAACAGGGTAGAGATCACTGCCGTTCTCAAGGTCTTCGTCAAGGTGACCGAAACCGCAGAGATCACCGTATTGGTTGAGCCCCCTCCGGGGGTGAAAGCGGATGTGGAAAGGCTCCGGGTGGAGGAGGTGGTCGCCGAGGGCACCGCCCAGGCGATGGTCTCCGGAAGGTTTAATGTGCCGCCGGAGAAGCCCCCTGCCCAGAAGGTGCTGGACGTCGACGCCAGCGTCACCATTACCGATAAAAGGGTCATCCAGGACAAGGTTATAGTGGAGGGGGATGTAGCGCTCCAGATCATTTACGTGGCGGATCTGGCGACGCAGCCCGTTCACCACATGCACCAAACGCTTCATTTTACCCAATTCATCGAGGTCTTCGGTGCAGAACCGGGGATGAATGTCACCGTTGACGAAACCATCACCCATGTCGGTTTTGATGTGGTCGACCCGAATACGGTAAAGGTGGAAGTTGTCATGGATAAGGTGGCCAAGGTCACCGTGCCCAGGGAGCTGGATGTCGTTGTCGATATTGTCGACAGGGATGTTCCGAGGGAGGTGCTCCGGGTTGACCATGTCGTCGGGGAGGACCATGTCCAGGTTGCCGTTAAGGAAGATGTGGATGTTCCGCTGGAAAAACCCGGCTGCACCAAGGTTCTGGACGTCAAGATCCATAAGGTAGAGGTGCTGCCGGAGGACATCGTGATCATCAAGGACAAGGTGATCGTCAGCGGGAGGATCGAGGCGCAGGTCCTCTACGTCAGCGATTTGCCCGATCAGTCGGTGCACCACATGGAGGCGGTGGTCAAATTCCGCAACTTTATTCCCATCCCGGGAGCCATGCCCGAAATGAATGTTTCCGTGCAGAGCACTGTGGAGCATGCCGCAGGGCGCTGCGCCGACTACGGGAGGAGGGTTGCCCTGGAAATCGTTCTCAACCTGACGGCGCGGGTCGTGGAGCCTTTGCAGATCTATGTTGTGCTTTGTGAGGAAATCCCGCCTTGCCCCTCACCGGGTCCTCCGCCGTGCCCTTTTAAACACGTGGTGCAGCCCGGGGATACCATCTGGAAGCTCTCCAAGAGGTATCATGTCAGTGTTGATTCGATTCTGGCCGCCAATCCCGGTATCGATCCCTATAATCTCCGGATCGGTTCGACCCTGGTTATTCCCTGCGATCCTTAA
- a CDS encoding CAP domain-containing protein codes for MFKKRRLVISLLLVCTLLASLPVAASAATRYVYYQGSLSDQVLVSILQRLFPGDDFKIIRSHPQPQPQPQPQPQPQPQPQPQPDEGALSQDERAMLDLVNQERLKAGLKPLAVDYRLVRLARLKSQDMVDKGCFGHYSSTYGSPFDMMKGAGVQYRYAGENLAGAPTVARAHSALMNSPGHRANILNPDFTHVGIGVVSGGPYGKMFTQMFVGY; via the coding sequence ATGTTCAAGAAGAGACGTCTTGTTATCAGTTTGCTGCTCGTCTGTACCCTGCTGGCCTCCCTGCCGGTAGCCGCTTCTGCGGCGACGCGCTATGTCTACTATCAGGGTAGTCTCAGCGACCAGGTTCTGGTTAGTATTTTGCAGCGCCTTTTTCCCGGGGACGACTTTAAGATCATCCGCTCCCATCCCCAGCCCCAACCGCAGCCGCAACCCCAACCTCAGCCTCAGCCCCAGCCCCAGCCCCAGCCGGACGAAGGCGCCCTGAGCCAGGACGAAAGGGCAATGCTGGATCTGGTCAACCAGGAACGCCTGAAGGCCGGTCTTAAGCCCCTTGCGGTCGATTACCGGTTGGTGCGCCTGGCGCGCCTGAAAAGCCAGGATATGGTGGATAAGGGATGCTTCGGGCACTACTCCTCTACTTACGGTTCCCCCTTTGACATGATGAAAGGGGCCGGAGTGCAGTACCGCTACGCGGGTGAGAACCTGGCCGGTGCTCCTACCGTCGCCAGGGCTCACAGCGCCCTGATGAACTCCCCGGGGCACCGTGCCAACATTTTGAACCCCGATTTTACCCACGTCGGCATCGGAGTCGTCTCCGGTGGGCCCTATGGTAAGATGTTTACCCAGATGTTCGTCGGGTATTAG
- a CDS encoding FliH/SctL family protein encodes MGRARDVERLRLLERIYGCGYDHGYDDGYQDGFARAYQTGYAEGMGEGWKRGRSEGYLAGVEAGYRAGKKEVDELFDQGWEQGYRKGVEDGLAVCRAGEELCSNPGCGHLRLEAHLYCLQKPVPKKPESDSMS; translated from the coding sequence ATGGGCAGGGCCAGGGATGTGGAGAGGCTCCGGCTTTTGGAACGCATTTACGGATGCGGCTATGATCACGGCTATGATGACGGCTATCAGGATGGCTTTGCCAGGGCATATCAAACCGGTTACGCCGAAGGGATGGGAGAGGGATGGAAGCGGGGAAGGAGTGAGGGGTATCTGGCCGGTGTAGAAGCGGGCTACCGGGCGGGGAAAAAGGAAGTCGATGAGCTCTTCGATCAGGGGTGGGAGCAGGGATACCGTAAGGGGGTTGAAGACGGGCTGGCCGTCTGCCGGGCGGGAGAGGAGCTGTGCAGTAACCCCGGCTGCGGACACCTGCGGCTGGAAGCGCATCTCTACTGCCTTCAGAAGCCGGTACCGAAAAAACCAGAATCAGACAGCATGTCCTGA